One region of Pogona vitticeps strain Pit_001003342236 chromosome 1, PviZW2.1, whole genome shotgun sequence genomic DNA includes:
- the LOC144585818 gene encoding uncharacterized protein LOC144585818, with protein sequence MPLTRSQMAEMGEVKDPQIDQGSEDEFGSVQGDSTGEQNPELRKLLIAQQHELRMRQFEKEERLEREKIALEKERMAFELRKLEMMNQNNNNNRDSEGGQLSKADLKKFPVYHKGDCPEVFFSLVERAFVDFSVRETEKMTIMRSLISGSLAEVYSEMPQELMRDFAEFKKLVFARHGINAEQLRQRFRSLTKKPEQTFTQVGAQLVRLLEKWLSQEGTETFQQLKDLIALEQFYSVLHGELKFQVRERKPKSVAEAAEIADFIYQIRKPLGEEKSVGKPKETYSKYSQGPGKSQQGGGAHGEGKPSDMKPRPQILEGKPKQDERDSKYTRKCYFCQGKGHLISECEKLKQLKGIVPQDSSGTKPKAVFCVQKEQGSLSLREPVAMATQSGTATSADQAEENGPLVEVRRCLLVRTDSQLFETAGVDVGILDRQYRGLRDTCSQVTLCHPDIIPREYVIPNESMKVAGIEGQVISLPVAEVPVNFQGWRGVWRLAISSTLPAAVLVGNDLAEHVKRVLVITRSQATTGTVQGGNDEPETEAGGGSSEAVVETLTTDSRFGQEQKADATLQKCFEQVTDAQLTPETPVRFLEKKGILYRETLRNISKGGDGIRSQLVVPEKYRPMILQRGHSDMFAAHLGVNKTQQRITQNFYWPDIGKQIREFCKQCDVCQRQGNNRDRTKAKLCPLPVIDTPFKCIGVDIVGPLPKATKRGNRFILTIVDHATRYPEAIPLTNIETNTVADALVGYMSRMGFASEIITDLGASFTSKLMKRLWQICGIKHKETTAYHPESNGLTEKFNGTLMRMIRAYLAENPNNWDQKLQSLLFAYRSVPQASTGFSPFELLFGRRVKGPLDLIKQNWEQITQDDPQDVVTYIDSLRKDLKRNLELAAETLQAQKVRKKAWDDQQARERHFGPGEEVLWPGPCRESKLQLGIPERKYLGHMVGGGVIKPLEAKIEAVRDWPRPNTKKKVKSFLGLVGYYRKFIPRFSEIAAPLTDLTRKKADDRIPWTSDCEEAFQRLKQALINYPVLRAPDFDREFIIYTDASNSGVGAVLCQEDENGDQHPVSYLSRKLQKGERHLATVEKECLAIVYAIQKAKPYIWGRHFILCTDHSPLQWLKTMKTHNSKLMRWALNLQDYDFEVKVVRGSVNCVADALSRRPED encoded by the exons atgcccttgactcgaagccaaatggcagaaatgggtgaagtgaaagacccccagatagaccaaggttctgaggatgaatttggctcagtgcaaggtgacagcacgggagaacagaacccagaactcagaaaattgctcatagcccaacagcatgaactgaggatgaggcaatttgaa aaagaagaaagattagagagagagaaaattgctctggaaaaagaaagaatggcgtttgaattaagaaaattggaaatgatgaaccagaacaataataacaatagggattctgagggaggccaattgtctaaagctgacctgaagaaattccctgtgtaccacaagggagattgtcctgaggtgttcttttccttagtggaaagagcgtttgtggacttctcagtgagggaaactgagaagatgaccatcatgcgatctttaatcagtggtagcctggctgaggtttattcagagatgccacaggaactgatgagagattttgcagagtttaaaaaactggtgtttgcaagacatgggataaatgcggaacagctgaggcaaagattcaggtccctcacaaagaaaccagagcagacttttacccaagtgggggcccaattggtgaggctgctagagaaatggctatctcaggaggggacagagacctttcagcagcttaaagatttgatagcgctggaacagttctattcagtcctgcatggggaactgaaattccaggtgagggaaaggaaaccaaaatctgtggcagaagcagccgagatcgcagattttatttaccagataagaaagcccttaggtgaggagaaatctgtaggaaaacccaaagaaacctacagcaagtactctcagggaccagggaaaagccagcaagggggaggggcccatggtgaagggaagccctcagacatgaaaccaagacctcagattttggagggaaaaccaaaacaagatgagagagactcaaaatacaccagaaaatgttatttctgtcagggaaagggccatctaatctcagagtgtgagaaattaaagcagctaaaaggaattgtgcctcaggattcgagtggaaccaagccaaaagctgtgttctgtgtccagaaagagcaaggctcattgtcactgagggagcctgttgccatggctactcaatctggaacagctacatctgctgatcaggctgaggaaaatggtcctcttgtagaggtcaggcgctgcctgctggtgagaacagattctcagttgtttgagacagcaggggtggacgtaggaatacttgaccgtcagtatcgggggctgcgggacacttgttctcaggtgaccctgtgccatccagatattattcctagggaatatgtgatcccaaatgagagcatgaaggtggcagggattgaggggcaggtgatctcactgccagtcgcggaggtacctgtgaactttcaaggctggaggggagtttggcggctagcaatttcatcgactctgccagcagccgtgctcgtgggaaatgacctggctgaacatgtgaaaagggtgctagtgattacacgttcacaagccaccacggggacagttcaggggggtaatgatgagccagagacggaagcaggtgggggaagttcagaagctgtggtggaaaccttaaccacagacagcagatttggacaggagcaaaaggcagacgccactctccaaaagtgttttgaacaggtgactgacgcccagctaacacctgaaaccccagtgagatttctggagaaaaaggggattttgtatagagagaccctgaggaatatctcaaaagggggagatgggatcagaagtcagctggtggtacctgaaaagtatcgccccatgatcttacaaagggggcactctgacatgtttgctgcacacttaggggtgaacaaaacacagcagagaatcacacagaatttttactggcctgacatagggaagcagatcagggagttctgtaaacaatgtgatgtgtgtcaaaggcaggggaataaccgcgacaggaccaaagcaaagttgtgccctttgcctgtgattgacactccgttcaaatgcataggggtggatattgtgggacctttgcccaaggccacaaagagggggaacaggttcattctcaccattgtggaccatgccacaaggtaccctgaagccattcccttgactaacattgaaactaacacagtggcagatgccttggtggggtatatgtccaggatgggatttgcctcagaaataatcacagatttgggagcatcgttcacatcaaagctcatgaaacgcttatggcaaatctgtggaattaagcacaaggaaaccactgcctatcatcctgaaagtaatgggttaactgagaagttcaatgggactctaatgcgcatgattagggcttacttggcagagaatccaaacaattgggaccagaagctgcaatcccttttgtttgcttatcgatcagtgccacaagccagtaccgggttcagtccatttgaacttttatttgggagaagggtgaaagggccccttgatttgatcaaacaaaattgggagcagatcacccaggatgacccacaagacgttgtgacgtacatagactctttaaggaaagacctaaagagaaacctagagctagcagcagagaccctgcaagctcaaaaggtcagaaagaaagcttgggatgaccagcaagccagggagaggcactttggcccaggggaggaagtgctgtggcctgggccctgcagagagagcaaactgcagctgggtatcccagaaagaaaatacttgggtcacatggtagggggaggagtgataaaacccctagaggccaaaatagaagctgttcgtgattggcccagacccaacaccaagaaaaaagtcaaatcatttcttgggttggtgggctactacagaaagttcatcccgaggtttagcgagattgcggctccgctgaccgatctgacgaggaagaaggctgatgaccgcatcccgtggaccagcgactgtgaggaggcgttccagaggttgaagcaggcgctaatcaactatccagtgctgcgtgctccagacttcgaccgggagttcatcatctacaccgatgcgtctaacagcggggtaggagcagttctttgccaggaggatgagaatggtgaccagcatccagtgtcctacctgagtaggaaacttcaaaaaggtgagagacatttggcaaccgtggagaaggagtgtttggccatagtctacgcgatccagaaggccaagccttacatctggggaagacattttattctgtgcactgaccattcaccactgcaatggttaaagacaatgaaaacccacaatagcaaacttatgaggtgggctttaaatctacaagactatgactttgaagtgaaggtggtcagagggtcagtgaactgtgttgctgacgccttgtcaagaagacctgaagattga